Proteins from a single region of Candidatus Methanosuratincola sp.:
- a CDS encoding iron-sulfur cluster assembly protein, protein MGKEIESKVIDALKNVMDPETGMSMVDMQLIDNVEETDGVVKLEFVPSSPMCPIAFYLAQEIKKAVLGVPGVKKATIRCKGHIMEEQINKSVNEE, encoded by the coding sequence ATGGGGAAAGAGATAGAGTCCAAGGTCATTGATGCCCTCAAGAACGTAATGGATCCGGAGACAGGCATGAGCATGGTAGACATGCAACTTATCGACAATGTGGAAGAAACAGACGGCGTAGTGAAGCTCGAGTTTGTCCCCTCCAGCCCGATGTGTCCAATAGCATTCTACCTCGCGCAGGAGATAAAGAAGGCAGTCTTGGGCGTCCCCGGCGTCAAGAAGGCCACAATAAGGTGCAAGGGGCACATAATGGAGGAGCAGATAAACAAATCTGTCAACGAGGAATAA
- a CDS encoding MoaD/ThiS family protein has product MGNAICVRFFASLREKAGKERATFEFNDRPTIQEVLERVLVEIPSLEGTFFKDGRLDEGYKVMSGKELVPLSEFRKKVADENLTILPPVSGG; this is encoded by the coding sequence ATGGGGAATGCGATCTGTGTCAGATTTTTTGCTAGCCTAAGGGAGAAGGCGGGAAAGGAAAGGGCAACTTTTGAGTTCAACGATAGACCGACCATACAAGAAGTCTTGGAGAGGGTCTTGGTAGAGATTCCTAGTCTTGAGGGGACATTTTTCAAGGACGGGCGTTTAGACGAGGGGTACAAGGTCATGTCTGGAAAGGAACTTGTCCCCCTCTCAGAGTTCAGAAAAAAGGTTGCCGATGAGAACCTGACCATACTGCCGCCGGTCAGTGGCGGATGA
- a CDS encoding tRNA (N(6)-L-threonylcarbamoyladenosine(37)-C(2))-methylthiotransferase → MRVFVKTFGCELNRADSEVITTLLRNDSIGIADSEGTADVVLINTCTVRRETESKILKYISLLRNKRVVATGCMAAAQPGLLRCAFPEISIVTLNNLHDLTRALNEKVISVKKGSACPNPAPFTKGAVQTIPISRGCLGDCSYCIVRLARGKLLSTPTEGVLRAVENAGASGALEIRLASQDAGAYGWDLGSSLVILLRRIAALPYDFKVRIGMFNLSSVWSYFDELMDCYASKKIYKFAHMPLQSGSDRILSLMNRRYSARKYIEAVERMRCRFPEMTLATDIIVGFPGETEDDFKETCEVLEAIMPDKIHISRFAPRPHTPAALAKQIPEPVKKTRSRILVSKKMEIQTKRNQEWVGREVEATILALRKGIGAIARTDNYKPVVVKGGGSQEIGSRLTLEITGCSPFNLEGSIIRH, encoded by the coding sequence TTGCGCGTATTCGTAAAGACGTTCGGGTGCGAGCTCAACAGGGCAGATTCCGAGGTGATCACTACGCTGCTCCGTAATGACTCAATTGGAATTGCCGATTCTGAGGGGACTGCAGACGTCGTCTTGATCAATACGTGTACGGTCCGGAGGGAAACAGAAAGCAAGATCCTGAAGTACATCTCGTTGCTGAGGAACAAGAGGGTAGTCGCTACTGGGTGCATGGCTGCAGCCCAACCTGGACTGCTTAGATGTGCTTTTCCAGAGATCTCGATAGTGACCCTGAATAACCTGCATGACCTTACCCGCGCATTGAATGAGAAGGTCATCTCCGTCAAAAAGGGGAGTGCGTGTCCAAACCCCGCCCCTTTCACAAAGGGGGCAGTCCAAACGATCCCAATCTCGAGAGGTTGCTTAGGAGATTGTTCCTACTGCATAGTAAGGTTGGCAAGGGGAAAGCTTCTAAGCACCCCGACGGAGGGTGTGCTCCGGGCAGTTGAAAATGCCGGTGCCTCAGGGGCGCTGGAGATAAGGCTTGCATCCCAGGATGCGGGAGCCTATGGCTGGGATCTGGGGTCTTCCTTGGTCATACTGCTGAGGCGAATTGCCGCATTGCCCTATGATTTCAAGGTCAGAATAGGCATGTTCAATCTTTCTTCCGTATGGTCTTACTTCGACGAGCTAATGGATTGCTACGCCTCAAAAAAAATCTACAAGTTTGCACACATGCCCTTACAGAGTGGCAGTGACCGGATTCTCTCCCTCATGAACAGGAGATACTCTGCCAGGAAATACATTGAGGCAGTAGAACGCATGCGATGCCGCTTTCCGGAGATGACACTCGCTACTGACATAATAGTCGGCTTCCCTGGCGAGACAGAGGACGATTTCAAAGAAACCTGCGAGGTGCTCGAAGCGATAATGCCTGACAAGATCCACATCTCTAGGTTTGCCCCCCGACCCCACACGCCGGCTGCCTTGGCAAAGCAGATCCCCGAGCCTGTCAAAAAGACCCGTAGCAGAATCCTCGTTTCAAAAAAGATGGAGATCCAAACCAAGAGAAACCAGGAATGGGTCGGCAGAGAGGTCGAGGCAACGATCCTCGCCCTACGTAAAGGAATCGGGGCTATCGCGCGGACAGACAATTATAAGCCTGTGGTTGTGAAAGGGGGAGGGTCTCAGGAAATTGGCTCAAGGCTTACCCTGGAAATAACCGGATGCTCCCCTTTCAATCTTGAAGGAAGCATCATCCGCCACTGA
- a CDS encoding PHP domain-containing protein: MLLKIDLHVHTDRSPDGCSSMREIAEAAKRKGLQGIAITDHDQILTESDSIRLSKELGLLVIPGVEISTPKGHLIILNPKRGFQGLSLGAVAEAAHQDGSAIIIPHPMDPLSHGIGFSEARLLIPYSPLIEVLNASTLSRYNSRAKEFALNNSLPMVAGSDAHLAEAVGDAFTIVDSPSCDMASVISSISVGKTSPWGKRTSAATAAKTVYIRLIRHLRR; the protein is encoded by the coding sequence TTGCTGCTGAAGATTGACCTCCACGTACACACCGATCGATCACCTGACGGTTGCTCCTCGATGAGGGAAATCGCAGAGGCTGCAAAGAGAAAGGGGCTGCAGGGCATTGCGATAACCGACCATGACCAGATCCTGACTGAGTCAGATTCTATAAGGCTCTCGAAGGAACTCGGCCTCCTAGTGATACCTGGGGTTGAAATAAGCACGCCCAAAGGCCACCTTATCATTCTGAACCCCAAGCGAGGTTTTCAGGGACTCTCCCTAGGAGCCGTGGCAGAGGCTGCTCACCAGGATGGATCCGCGATAATTATCCCACACCCGATGGATCCACTTAGCCATGGGATCGGTTTTTCTGAGGCGAGACTTCTAATTCCCTATTCCCCGCTTATAGAGGTTCTCAACGCCTCTACCTTGAGCAGGTACAATTCCCGGGCTAAAGAATTCGCCTTGAACAACTCACTTCCGATGGTGGCAGGCAGCGATGCCCACCTGGCTGAGGCTGTGGGAGATGCCTTTACAATCGTGGATTCGCCTTCTTGCGACATGGCATCAGTCATCTCTTCGATCTCAGTCGGAAAGACCTCTCCTTGGGGGAAGCGAACATCCGCGGCGACTGCTGCGAAGACGGTCTACATCAGGCTTATCAGACATCTGCGCCGTTAA
- the metG gene encoding methionine--tRNA ligase encodes MPMAPIVVTSALPYSNDRLHLGHLRSTYLPPDVFVRFLRRKGEDVIFICATDEHGTPIALRAEKEHVNPKEITDRYHPLIKDDLVKMGCSFDHFSRTTESIHHEMTQHFFTTLLKNGYIYEQEIDLLRCPNCDKYLPDRYVEGVCPFCGYEGARGDSCDSCGRYLRVNELKDPKCAICGAKPSPSKTKHWFFRLTAFEDRLKKWLEGNSKIPENVRKYALQWINEGLRDWDITRDMSWGVPIPAEGGEGKVVYVWFDAPIGYISSTKDYFMNEADRDRWRRYWQGDGRIIHFIGKDIIYHHAIFWPAMLMGTGEFNIPEAVVAGEYLTLEGKKMSKSRGWYVSIENYLKAFEADPMRYYLISVAPLDKDADFSIEDFVKRYNDELADVLGNFVHRTLTFIERFFNSVVPEPALDENDARMLALIKKTVVETASLLEEKRFRDALLSIMSLAREGNKYLNDSAPWATIKSSPEKAATTLYTSAQVVKAIGSMIFPFLPSTSKRIWEMLGLTSDVERLPWDEAGSPLPQGHKIGKPSPLFKKIAPQEIQKIREILLPRKDVGERVSVDEFKKSKIGIGEIIAAERIKGSRDLLHLEIDLGEFGVRSCVAGIAKYYAPDELLHKNVAVLMNVQPTVLFGFKSEVMILAADGDGKVALLIPDKTVPSGSKVR; translated from the coding sequence ATGCCTATGGCTCCTATAGTAGTCACTTCTGCCCTCCCCTACAGCAACGATCGGCTTCACCTGGGGCACCTCAGATCGACTTACCTCCCCCCCGACGTCTTCGTCAGGTTTTTGAGGAGAAAGGGCGAGGATGTTATCTTCATTTGTGCCACAGACGAGCACGGCACGCCAATTGCCCTCCGGGCAGAAAAGGAACATGTAAACCCGAAGGAGATCACTGACCGTTATCATCCGTTAATTAAGGACGACCTGGTGAAGATGGGATGTAGCTTCGATCACTTCTCGAGGACCACTGAGAGCATCCATCACGAGATGACTCAGCACTTCTTCACAACTCTCCTCAAGAATGGGTATATCTACGAGCAGGAGATCGACTTGCTCCGATGCCCGAATTGCGATAAGTACCTCCCTGACCGGTATGTGGAGGGGGTTTGCCCCTTCTGTGGGTACGAAGGGGCGAGGGGGGACTCCTGCGATTCATGTGGTAGGTACTTGAGGGTAAATGAGCTTAAGGATCCGAAGTGCGCCATATGCGGCGCAAAGCCAAGCCCATCCAAGACAAAGCACTGGTTCTTCAGACTTACCGCCTTCGAGGATCGGCTTAAGAAATGGCTCGAGGGCAACAGCAAGATCCCGGAGAATGTGCGGAAATACGCACTCCAATGGATCAACGAGGGACTTCGCGACTGGGACATCACTAGGGACATGTCCTGGGGCGTACCTATCCCGGCGGAGGGTGGGGAAGGGAAAGTTGTTTATGTTTGGTTCGACGCTCCGATAGGTTACATCTCGTCCACAAAGGACTACTTCATGAATGAAGCGGATCGAGACAGATGGAGAAGATACTGGCAGGGCGATGGCAGGATAATCCACTTTATAGGCAAGGACATCATCTACCACCACGCAATATTCTGGCCCGCCATGTTAATGGGAACAGGTGAGTTCAACATTCCAGAGGCGGTTGTAGCTGGCGAGTACCTGACCCTAGAGGGAAAGAAGATGTCTAAGAGCCGGGGGTGGTATGTCAGCATCGAAAACTACCTTAAGGCATTTGAAGCCGACCCGATGCGCTACTACCTTATCTCAGTCGCCCCCCTTGACAAGGACGCGGACTTCTCTATTGAAGATTTCGTGAAACGCTACAACGACGAACTCGCGGACGTTCTTGGTAACTTCGTGCATAGGACACTGACCTTTATCGAGCGCTTCTTCAACTCAGTAGTCCCTGAACCTGCGCTCGACGAGAATGATGCGAGGATGTTGGCACTGATCAAAAAAACGGTTGTAGAGACGGCCTCGCTTCTCGAGGAAAAGCGCTTCAGGGATGCACTCCTCTCTATAATGAGCCTCGCGAGGGAGGGGAACAAATACCTAAACGACTCCGCCCCTTGGGCCACAATCAAGTCCTCCCCGGAAAAGGCCGCCACGACCCTATACACCTCTGCACAGGTCGTAAAGGCAATCGGGAGCATGATCTTTCCATTCTTGCCGTCCACATCCAAGAGGATTTGGGAGATGCTCGGTCTAACTTCAGATGTAGAGCGGCTGCCTTGGGATGAAGCCGGTTCGCCTCTGCCTCAGGGTCATAAGATTGGCAAGCCATCGCCGCTCTTCAAGAAGATCGCGCCGCAGGAGATCCAGAAGATTCGGGAAATCCTTCTCCCTCGCAAGGATGTCGGCGAAAGGGTCTCTGTAGACGAGTTCAAGAAATCCAAGATAGGCATTGGCGAGATCATAGCCGCAGAGAGGATTAAGGGATCCAGGGACCTGCTGCATCTGGAGATAGACCTCGGCGAGTTCGGGGTCAGATCTTGCGTTGCAGGAATAGCAAAGTACTATGCGCCAGACGAGCTTCTCCACAAGAATGTGGCTGTGCTGATGAACGTCCAGCCCACAGTGCTCTTTGGCTTCAAATCAGAGGTCATGATACTCGCTGCGGATGGTGATGGAAAAGTGGCTCTGCTGATCCCTGATAAGACCGTCCCATCGGGATCAAAAGTAAGGTGA
- a CDS encoding translation initiation factor IF-2 subunit beta, protein MMSYDYEALLQRGFSKIPEKVFKSTKYETPKAEVAVIGSKTLINNFKEIASRLNRTPNHVLKFIVRELATSGTIEDSRASLNGKFSKEVIDELIIKYIKAYVLCSSCNKPDTKLVKEDRLTFIVCEVCGAKNPAKTLI, encoded by the coding sequence ATGATGTCTTACGATTATGAGGCTTTGCTCCAGAGAGGGTTCTCAAAGATACCAGAGAAGGTGTTCAAGTCCACGAAGTATGAGACCCCCAAGGCAGAGGTGGCGGTAATCGGATCGAAGACGCTTATAAATAATTTCAAGGAGATAGCCTCAAGGCTCAACAGAACCCCTAATCATGTACTCAAGTTTATTGTGAGAGAGCTTGCGACCTCCGGAACCATCGAGGATTCGAGGGCATCGCTGAATGGCAAGTTCTCCAAAGAGGTTATCGATGAGCTCATCATCAAGTACATAAAGGCCTACGTGCTCTGTAGCTCCTGCAACAAGCCAGACACCAAGTTGGTTAAAGAGGACAGATTGACATTCATTGTTTGCGAAGTGTGTGGTGCGAAGAACCCAGCCAAGACGTTGATATGA
- a CDS encoding DUF424 family protein — protein sequence MKEEKLLVKVWAIREGEVMVAVCDPALLGKKFSEGRLLLDVNEAFYKGELVSVEAAVDYLRKATVANLVGEVAVRCGKEAGLIHEDGVMSVSGIPHAQFVLI from the coding sequence ATGAAAGAGGAAAAGCTTCTTGTGAAGGTGTGGGCGATTCGGGAAGGAGAAGTGATGGTAGCGGTTTGTGACCCTGCACTCCTTGGAAAGAAGTTCTCTGAGGGCCGGTTACTCCTCGATGTGAATGAGGCTTTCTATAAGGGCGAGCTTGTTTCGGTTGAGGCTGCAGTCGATTATCTCAGGAAGGCAACAGTGGCTAACCTGGTCGGAGAAGTCGCCGTGCGGTGCGGTAAAGAAGCGGGACTGATCCATGAAGATGGTGTTATGAGTGTAAGTGGGATACCCCACGCTCAATTCGTTCTGATATGA